The following coding sequences lie in one Salarias fasciatus chromosome 7 unlocalized genomic scaffold, fSalaFa1.1 super_scaffold_4, whole genome shotgun sequence genomic window:
- the ash2l gene encoding set1/Ash2 histone methyltransferase complex subunit ASH2 produces MASEVEAGSAAAAESETGEGETSFGELPTSMDTESSNGKEGMEAAGDGSEAADTLTGSGDEESGRQLGEVELQCALCMKWFTADTFGIDTATCLPFMTNYVFHCNVCHHSGNTYFLRKQANLKEMCLTALANLTWRSRTQDEHPKTMFSKDKDIIPFIDKYWECMTTRQRPGKLTWPNNIVKTMSKERDVFLVKEHPDPGSKDAEEEYPKFGLLDQDLGNIGPSYDTQKQTTATPTAGGLNGGSSFSGALAPGPGKGRGAKRKQQQQQEGTAAGAAKRTRSDPLFSAQRLPPHGYPLEHPFNKDGYRYILAEPDPHAPDPEKLELDCWAGKPIPGDLYRACLYERVLLALHDRAPQLKISDDRLTVTGEKGYSMVRASHGVRKGAWYFEVTVDDMPPDTAARLGWSQPLGNLQAPLGYDKFSYSWRSKKGTKFHQSMGKHYSSGYSQGDTLGFFIELPDETETAKALPDTYKDKALIKFKSYLYFEEKDYVDKAEKSLKPMDPSRMIFYKNGLNQGVAYENLFEGLYFPAISLYKSCTVSVNFGPHFKFPPKDVKYQPMSDMGWGAVIEHTLADMLYHVETEVDGRRSPPWEG; encoded by the exons ATGGCTTCTGAAGTAGAGGCGGGCAGCGCTGCAGCGGCGGAGTCGGAGACCGGAGAAGG AGAGACCTCATTTGGAGAACTCCCCACCAGCATGGACACCGAATCCTCCAACGGAAAAGAGGGAATG GAGGCGGCCGGGGACGGCTCGGAGGCCGCCGACACCCTCACCGGATCCGGAGACGAGGAGAGCGGGAGGCAGCTGGGCGAGGTGGAGCTCCAGTGTGCCCTGTGCATGAAGTGGTTCACGGCGGACACGTTCGGCATCGACACGGC AACCTGCCTCCCCTTCATGACCAACTATGTGTTCCACTGCAACGTGTGCCACCACAGCGGCAACACCTACTTCCTCAGGAAACAAGCAA ACCTGAAGGAGATGTGTCTCACAGCGCTGGCCAACCTGACGTGGCGATCGAGAACACAAGACGAGCACCCGAAGACCATGTTCTCCAAAGACAAG GACATCATCCCGTTCATCGATAAGTACTGGGAGTGCATGACGACCCGGCAGAGACCCGGGAAGCTCACCTGGCCCAACAACATCGTGAAGACCATG AGTAAAGAGCGAGATGTTTTCCTGGTGAAGGAGCATCCGGACCCCGGCAGCAAAGACGCAGAGGAGGAATACCCCAAGTTCGGCCTTCTGGATCAG GACCTGGGGAACATCGGACCCTCGTACGACACTCAGAAACAGACCACAGCGACGCCCACCGCCGGCGGCCTCAATG GTGGATCTTCTTTCTCAG GTGCTTTGGCGCCCGGTCcaggaaaaggaagaggagCCAAAcgtaaacagcagcagcagcaggagggaacGGCGGCCGGAGCAGCCAAGAGAACCCGGAG TGACCCACTGTTCTCGGCCCAGCGGCTGCCTCCTCACGGCTACCCTCTGGAACACCCCTTCAACAAAGACGGTTACCGCTACATCCTGGCGGAGCCGGACCCCCACGCTCCGGACccagagaagctggagctggactgCTGGGCCGGCAAACCCATCCCCGGAGACCTGTACCGGGCCTGCCTGTACGAGCGGGTGCTGCTGGCTCTGCACGACAGAG CGCCGCAGCTGAAGATCTCTGACGATCGGCTGACGGTCACCGGCGAGAAGGGCTACTCCATGGTCCGAGCCTCGCACGGGGTCCGGAAAGGCGCCTGGTACTTCGAGGTCACCGTGGACGACATGCCTCCCGACACGGCAGCCAGACTGGGCTGGTCACAGCCGCTCG GCAACCTGCAGGCGCCGCTGGGCTACGACAAATTCAGCTACTCGTGGCGCAGTAAGAAGGGAACCAAGTTCCACCAGTCCATGGGGAAGCACTACTCCTCCGGGTACAGCCAGGGAGACACGCTGGGCTTCTTCATCGAGCTGCCCGACGAGACGGAGACGGCCAAGGCTCTGCCGGACACGTACAAGGACAAG GCGCTGATCAAGTTCAAGAGCTACCTGTACTTTGAGGAGAAGGACTACGTGGACAAAGCCGAGAAGAGCCTGAAGCCGATGGACCCGAGCAGG ATGATTTTCTACAAAAACGGACTCAACCAAGGCGTCGCCTACGAGAACCTGTTCGAAGGCCTCTACTTTCCCGCCATCTCCCTGTACAAGAGCTGCACG GTTTCGGTCAACTTCGGGCCGCATTTCAAATTCCCTCCGAAGGATGTGAAGTACCAACCG atgaGCGACATGGGCTGGGGCGCGGTGATCGAGCACACGCTGGCGGACATGCTGTACCACGTGGAGACGGAGGTGGACGGGCGCCGCAGCCCGCCGTGGGAGGGATGA
- the pnx gene encoding homeobox protein pnx, which yields MRPPADPLPPPPPPPPHTTPFSVEDILDPSKFPRKPSCVEDAAAAAGAPGPGAALPPLQGPAPDPEAHAESPLPPRGSKEKSRRVRTAFSPQQLQLLERSFRRSHYLSVLERHGIAAALRLSETQVKIWFQNRRTKWKKERQLRGREAEEEEERRLGFTALCSPLRIGPMCCQPSTPLLLFPPLPLVPYRHYA from the exons ATGCGGCCTCCTGCAGacccgctgccgccgccgccgccgccgccgccccacACCACTCCGTTCTCCGTGGAGGACATTCTGGACCCGAGCAAGTTCCCCAGGAAGCCGAGCTGCGTGGaggacgcagcagcagcagcag GAGCTCCAGGCCCCGGAGCCGCCCTCCCGCCGCTGCAGGGTCCGGCTCCAGACCCGGAGGCGCACGCCGAGTCCCCGCTGCCGCCGCGGGGCTCGAAGGAGAAGAGCCGGCGGGTCCGCACCGCCTTCAGcccgcagcagctgcagctgctggagcgcAGCTTCCGCCGGAGCCACTACCTGTCGGTGCTGGAGCGGCACGGCATCGCCGCGGCGCTGCGCCTGTCCGAGACCCAGGTGAAgatctggttccagaaccgGCGCACCAAGTGGAAGAAGGAGCGGCAGCTGCGGGGGCgcgaggccgaggaggaggaggagcggcggctcgGCTTCACTGCGCTCTGCTCCCCGCTGCGGATCGGCCCGATGTGCTGCCAGCCGAGCACTCCACTGCTCCTCTtcccgccgctgccgctggTGCCTTACCGGCACTATGCGTAA